A region of the Sphingobium yanoikuyae genome:
TCTCTCCTATATCGGCGGCGAACTCGACACCAGGATCACTCCCTATGAGAAGGTCGGCGCATACACGGCGTTCGATCTTGTCGCTCGCTTCGAGCCGAAACTCGAGAGTGGCCCGTTTGCCCATACCCGGTTGAGCGTATCGGCGTTGAACCTGTTCAATTCCAAACCTTCGTATCTCCGCACGATCAACCCGATCGCCTATCATTACGACTCCAATAACTATCCCAGCATCGGACGCTTTTTGAGTGTCACTGTCGCCAAGAGCTTCTGATGATCTCGCGACATTGCACGCGCGTTGCCGCGCTCATGGTCCTGTGCGCCATTTCCACCGGCTCTCGCGGGTCAGGCCTGCCACGGGCCGAACCATCATCTGAACCTGAGCCTGAACCGAGATCGTTGACCGCGAGCGCGCTCGTGGAGCTTGCGGATATTGGCCCGCCCTCACCGGTCCCGGACCGGCATATTCTTACGCTCTCACCCGATGGCCGTAGAGCCGTCATTCAGGTCCGACAGGCGGACCCGGGATCAAACGGATATCGTTTGCGGATGATTGTCGTCGACATCGCCGGCAAAGCGCGCCCTATCACCATTGATGAAGGCGGCGAGTTCATTCGCGAGATGGTCAACGGTGTTGGCGGCGTAAGAGTCGCAACTGGAGACGCCGCTGCGATCCCCGTCGAATGGTCGCGCGACGGATCTCAGGTCTACTTCCTGAAGCGGATGAATAGGAAAACGCAGATATGGCGGGCGGCGGCTGACGGGCACGGAAGTGCAATCCTCACCCATGAACAAGATGAGGTAGAGGACTTTCACCTCTCGCCCGACAAACGCCGGCTATACTATTCGGTGCGGAGTATCCTTCCGGACCAGAACGCCTCAAGCCTGGCGGAGCAACGAAACGGCTTTCGGTATGACCGTCGGTTCATACCCTTGTTCGCGCAAGGACCGGATGCCGTCCCTGCAGGAACTCTTGTAACAAAGAGCCTAGAAGTTGCGGGCAGTGACATTCAGCTTCCCCCTGACACTGATCTTGCTCTGCCTCAGGCTCATGGTCGTCGCGCGCCGAATGGGCTTATTGCCTTGTCGTTACACGGTCGAGTCGCCTCCATCTCCTCGAAGGGACCGCTGGCGGCGACCAAACAGGGCGACATCATCGTTCAAGACCCGGTTCATGGCACGGTCCGCTGTAGCCTTCAGCATTGCAGCGGCGGCCTCACCCTATGGTGGACGCAAGATGGAAGGCGGCTACGCTATATGCGTCGGGAAGGCTGGGCAGATGAGAAGACGGCGATCTACGAGTGGAAGCCGGGAAACGGTGCGCCCAGACGTCTCTATTCCACATCCGATCTTCTGCTGGATTGCCAGCCGACCGGAAGTCAGCTGATTTGTGCTCGGGAGCGATCGACGGCGCCACGGCACATTATCTCGCTTGATGTCGACACGGGTCGCGCGAGGATAATCTACGATCCAAATCCGGATTTCGGCGGGTACAGGCTTGGACGGGTAGAGCGGCTATTCTGGAGAAACGCCTTCGGAGTCGAGACGTTCGGGGACCTAGTCTACCCGGTGAACTACACCGCTGGTCGTGCGTACCCTTTGGTCGTGGTTCAGTATATCTCCCGTGGCTTCCTTCGGGGAGGCGTTGGTGACGAATTTCCGATCCAGTTATTTGCCAATCGGGGTTACGCCGTGCTCAGCGTGCAGCGCCCCGACGCCAGGGACCTAGTGCCCAATGCCACGGAGATGAACGACTTTCAGCGACAACTGCTCAAGGACTTCAAAGACCGCCGAAGCGTGTTGTCCTCGATCGAGATCGGCGTGAAGATGTTGATCGGACGGGGAATCGTTGATCCGGTGAAGGTCGGCCTTACCGGCTTGAGCGATGGATCATCGACCGTTCAGTTTGCCGCAATAAATAGTAAGCTCTTCAAGGCAGCATCCGTAAGTGGATGCTGTTGGGACCAATTCCAGGACGCGGTTGTCGGTCCTAGCGCCGCGCAGGCATACCATCAAATCGGATGGCCTAAGCTGTTGGATTATGACGCGACTTTCTGGTCGCAAATCTCTCTCGTCAAGAATGCGAAGCGCATCACAATGCCGATACTCATGCAGCAATCGGATGATGAGTTTCGAGTGGCGGTCCCAAGTTACACGGCCCTGAGACAAGCGGGGCACCCCACGGCGCTCTTTGTCTTTCCCGACGAGAACCACATAAAGTGGCAGCCTGCCCATCGTCTTGCAGTTTACCAGCGCAATGTGCGGTGGTTCGATTACTGGCTCATGGGGATCGGGGATGGTGAGGAATGGAAGGAGAATGGTACGTCGGAACCGAGTCAGTAGATATCTGCCTTCGCCAACAGGGGCGACTGCATCATCGCTTCTGTCCGACCCGAGTTATCGGCTCCAGTGCTGGAGCCAGGCCTCGGTGTCGACTAATGTCAGGAGTCTCGTAATTTCGGATCCGACACCCTGATAATCAGGCGCCATCAGCTTTTCGATCGCCTGCCTGTCGATGACCCGTTCCCGGGCGAGCATCCCGTCCAACAGCCTCTCACGAATTCTGGCACGAAATTTGTGGAATATCTCGTAGCTGAACCCTTGAGGGCTGCCCTTTCCTCTCCGCTCGATCACCGCGGACGGAAGCGCATTGTGGAATGCTTGACGGGCGGCGGCCCTATCCCGTCCTTTTTCGCACTGCCGCCAGGTCGGAATTTGCAGGGAAGTTTCGACGATGGGCTGAGATGCCAGTGGGTGAACGACCGGTAGCCCATCCCGCTCAACATACGCGTCAAGAGAATATTGCATTCGCAGCAGCATAGCGATGTGAGCGGCCTTGCCAGCCAGCCTGAGCTCTTTGGGAGGGGTGAGCCATGGATGCGTTGCGGGAGAAGCGGAAAGCCGCTCGACAATCTCGTTCGACAGCAATGAGCTGTCTGCCTTCCAGGCATAGCCTGAGTTAGCCCCTCGCCATGCCCGAATGGCTTGCGACATCACTTGACCAACCGTAGCGCCCGTGAGGGCGCAAATATCGCGGAGGGTTGCCCCTAGGCCTAGCGAGACGCCCTCTATAGCATATCGGTCTGCCAGTGGTCGGGCCGATCGGCTCATATAAAATACATTATCCCCACCGTTCCCGGTGAAGATTGCCTGAGCACCGGCCGCTGCCGCCAATCCGACCATGGCCCTATCGAACGCTGGCGCATCTAGCCGCCCCGGTGGCGCGGCCAAATGAAAAACCGAGGATGTGTCGATATCAACATGATCCAGCGAGTAGTGCGCCTCGGCGAGTGGCCTCTCGAGAAACGTGGCGAGTGACCTCGCATGGGATCTTTCGTCCCCCAGTGGATCTCGCGTTGACAGCGTGGCGCAGCTGAAGTCCGCTCTCCCCTGCTGAAGGCAGGCTGCGACAATCGAGGAGTCCAGCCCACCTGAGACGGCCAGAAGCGATCGACCATAATACTGCGCCCAGCTAGTGATGCAGTGCTGCGTCACCCTGCGCAGCGTTTCAATCTGTTCGTCCCGGCCGCCACCAAAGCGCGACGTAATATAATCCCAAGGGTTCCACTGGACTGTCTGATCGGTACTCGATCCACGGACATGAAGACGCATGCCCGGGAGGAGACGGCGGACATTCAACAGGGCCGTATGCTCTTCCGGCAGCCCAGCGTGGAACAGCGACCTAGCCACGCCGAAGATATCAACCTCGGCCTTAATCGAACCCGCATCCACCAACATGGAGGGATCCGACGCGAGTATAATCGCATTGGTTGACATAACATAGAGGCAAGGCAGCATGCCTGAAGGGTCTCGGAGAACGAAAAAGCCGCCCTCGACGCGGATGATGGCGACATATCGCCCCCAGTAACG
Encoded here:
- a CDS encoding Atxe2 family lasso peptide isopeptidase gives rise to the protein MVLCAISTGSRGSGLPRAEPSSEPEPEPRSLTASALVELADIGPPSPVPDRHILTLSPDGRRAVIQVRQADPGSNGYRLRMIVVDIAGKARPITIDEGGEFIREMVNGVGGVRVATGDAAAIPVEWSRDGSQVYFLKRMNRKTQIWRAAADGHGSAILTHEQDEVEDFHLSPDKRRLYYSVRSILPDQNASSLAEQRNGFRYDRRFIPLFAQGPDAVPAGTLVTKSLEVAGSDIQLPPDTDLALPQAHGRRAPNGLIALSLHGRVASISSKGPLAATKQGDIIVQDPVHGTVRCSLQHCSGGLTLWWTQDGRRLRYMRREGWADEKTAIYEWKPGNGAPRRLYSTSDLLLDCQPTGSQLICARERSTAPRHIISLDVDTGRARIIYDPNPDFGGYRLGRVERLFWRNAFGVETFGDLVYPVNYTAGRAYPLVVVQYISRGFLRGGVGDEFPIQLFANRGYAVLSVQRPDARDLVPNATEMNDFQRQLLKDFKDRRSVLSSIEIGVKMLIGRGIVDPVKVGLTGLSDGSSTVQFAAINSKLFKAASVSGCCWDQFQDAVVGPSAAQAYHQIGWPKLLDYDATFWSQISLVKNAKRITMPILMQQSDDEFRVAVPSYTALRQAGHPTALFVFPDENHIKWQPAHRLAVYQRNVRWFDYWLMGIGDGEEWKENGTSEPSQ
- a CDS encoding asparagine synthetase B family protein — its product is MSIRFLARLGTRSTVDDGPDRPLRDAKLQTHELAEDMVVAVSDRSSFAVLANNMGFVVGTLFHRYGPSRTVEGFNASEAEAIMTTRGQHLIDRYWGRYVAIIRVEGGFFVLRDPSGMLPCLYVMSTNAIILASDPSMLVDAGSIKAEVDIFGVARSLFHAGLPEEHTALLNVRRLLPGMRLHVRGSSTDQTVQWNPWDYITSRFGGGRDEQIETLRRVTQHCITSWAQYYGRSLLAVSGGLDSSIVAACLQQGRADFSCATLSTRDPLGDERSHARSLATFLERPLAEAHYSLDHVDIDTSSVFHLAAPPGRLDAPAFDRAMVGLAAAAGAQAIFTGNGGDNVFYMSRSARPLADRYAIEGVSLGLGATLRDICALTGATVGQVMSQAIRAWRGANSGYAWKADSSLLSNEIVERLSASPATHPWLTPPKELRLAGKAAHIAMLLRMQYSLDAYVERDGLPVVHPLASQPIVETSLQIPTWRQCEKGRDRAAARQAFHNALPSAVIERRGKGSPQGFSYEIFHKFRARIRERLLDGMLARERVIDRQAIEKLMAPDYQGVGSEITRLLTLVDTEAWLQHWSR